From Microcystis aeruginosa NIES-2549, a single genomic window includes:
- a CDS encoding isoaspartyl peptidase/L-asparaginase — MTRVNPKLIIHGGASSLEDKGGLESVRDSLRGIVKNIYNLLDNGASAVEAVTKGCMLLEDEPRFNAGTGSVVQSDGQVRMSAALMDGRHQRLSGVINVSRVQNPISLAQFLQSQEDRILSEIGAADLARELQIPLYDPLTDYRIQEWMEERKTNFNRKMARLFADSSARRGTIGVVALDQQGDIAAGTSTGGKGLERIGRVSDSAMPAGNYANPWAGVSCTGVGEDIIDECLAAKVVIRVTDGFSLAAAVEKSMHESQTNGRDLGMISLDRQGNIVWGKTAEILLAAYHDGQAIGDTLEWHGENAGLIGHVAVG, encoded by the coding sequence ATGACCAGAGTAAATCCGAAGTTAATTATTCATGGGGGAGCGAGTTCCCTAGAGGACAAAGGTGGTTTAGAATCAGTGCGCGATTCTCTCCGGGGGATTGTTAAGAATATTTACAACCTCCTTGACAATGGTGCTAGTGCTGTGGAGGCGGTAACAAAAGGATGTATGTTACTGGAGGATGAACCGCGATTTAATGCTGGGACTGGTTCGGTGGTGCAATCGGACGGTCAGGTGCGAATGAGTGCAGCCTTGATGGATGGTCGTCATCAGCGTTTAAGCGGTGTCATTAACGTCTCGCGGGTACAGAATCCCATTAGCCTGGCCCAATTTCTCCAAAGTCAAGAGGATCGCATTCTCTCGGAAATTGGGGCTGCAGATCTGGCCCGAGAATTACAAATTCCCCTCTATGATCCCCTCACCGATTATCGGATTCAAGAATGGATGGAGGAAAGAAAGACGAATTTTAATCGCAAAATGGCCCGTTTATTCGCCGACTCGTCAGCACGACGGGGAACTATCGGGGTAGTGGCCCTTGATCAGCAAGGAGACATCGCCGCCGGAACTTCTACCGGAGGTAAGGGATTAGAAAGAATTGGTCGCGTTAGTGACAGTGCCATGCCGGCCGGCAATTATGCGAATCCATGGGCCGGAGTAAGTTGTACGGGGGTCGGGGAAGATATTATCGATGAGTGTTTAGCCGCTAAGGTGGTCATTCGCGTCACCGATGGTTTTTCCCTCGCCGCTGCCGTGGAGAAGTCCATGCACGAATCCCAAACTAATGGTCGGGATCTGGGCATGATTTCCCTTGATCGTCAGGGTAATATTGTTTGGGGGAAAACGGCGGAAATTCTCTTGGCTGCCTATCACGACGGTCAGGCGATCGGTGATACCCTAGAATGGCACGGTGAAAATGCGGGTTTAATCGGTCATGTAGCCGTCGGATAG
- the chlP gene encoding geranylgeranyl reductase, with amino-acid sequence MLRVAVVGSGPAGSSAAETLAKAGIETYLFERKLDNAKPCGGAIPLCMVSEFDLPPEIIDRRVRKMKMISPSNVEVDINLDNQDEYIGMCRREVLDGFMRERAHKLGAHLINGTVYGLDIPTNSTDPYTLHYADHSHGNSQGEMKSLKVDVVIGADGANSRIAKAIDAGDYNYAIAFQERIRLPQDKMAYYEDLAEMYVGKDVSPDFYAWVFPKYDHVAVGTGTMKVNKAMIKDLQAGIRARAARRLEGGEIIRVEAHPIPEHPRPRRVVGRVALVGDAAGTVTKSSGEGIYFAAKSARMCAETIVEVTNGGQRIPTEDELKLYLKRWDKKYGMTYLVLDILQRVFYRTDATREAFVEMCSDKDVQKMTFDSYLYKTVVPANPLVQMKITAKTIGSLLRGNALAP; translated from the coding sequence GTGTTAAGAGTCGCTGTTGTGGGTTCAGGGCCGGCCGGTTCTTCGGCGGCAGAAACATTAGCTAAAGCAGGCATTGAAACCTATTTATTTGAACGCAAATTAGATAATGCTAAACCCTGTGGTGGAGCGATTCCTCTCTGTATGGTGAGCGAATTTGACCTACCTCCTGAAATTATCGATCGCCGGGTGAGAAAAATGAAAATGATCTCCCCCTCTAACGTCGAAGTCGATATTAATCTCGATAATCAAGACGAATATATCGGAATGTGTCGTCGGGAAGTCCTCGACGGTTTTATGAGAGAACGCGCCCATAAATTAGGAGCGCATTTAATCAACGGAACCGTTTACGGTCTCGACATTCCCACCAATAGCACCGATCCCTATACCCTACACTACGCCGATCACTCCCACGGCAATTCCCAAGGGGAAATGAAATCTCTGAAGGTGGATGTGGTTATCGGCGCCGACGGTGCTAATTCCCGCATTGCCAAAGCTATTGATGCCGGGGATTACAACTATGCGATCGCTTTCCAAGAACGCATCCGTCTCCCCCAAGATAAAATGGCCTACTACGAAGATCTGGCCGAAATGTATGTAGGAAAAGACGTATCCCCCGACTTCTACGCTTGGGTATTCCCTAAATACGATCACGTCGCCGTCGGTACTGGCACAATGAAGGTCAATAAAGCCATGATTAAAGACCTACAAGCCGGTATTCGCGCTCGCGCGGCCCGTCGTCTGGAAGGGGGCGAAATCATCCGCGTGGAAGCTCACCCCATCCCCGAACATCCCCGTCCTCGTCGTGTAGTTGGTCGCGTGGCCCTCGTAGGTGATGCTGCGGGAACAGTTACCAAGTCTTCGGGAGAAGGCATCTATTTCGCCGCTAAATCGGCGCGGATGTGTGCGGAAACCATTGTCGAAGTCACTAACGGCGGCCAACGTATTCCCACAGAGGACGAGTTAAAACTCTACCTCAAGCGTTGGGATAAGAAATACGGTATGACCTATCTGGTATTAGATATCCTGCAACGGGTTTTCTACCGTACCGATGCCACCCGGGAAGCTTTTGTGGAAATGTGTTCCGATAAGGATGTACAGAAGATGACTTTTGACAGTTATCTCTATAAAACCGTTGTTCCCGCTAATCCTCTCGTACAGATGAAGATTACCGCTAAAACCATCGGTTCTCTCCTGCGCGGTAACGCTTTGGCCCCTTAA
- a CDS encoding class III poly(R)-hydroxyalkanoic acid synthase subunit PhaC produces the protein MWPFLTQVKLEDFTQDYLELTQKNLKGLDNLKRVKEEDIQCGVSEKEAVYREDKIILYHFKPVVEKPFEIPLLMVYALVNRPYMVDLQEGRSLVANLLKLGLDIYLIDWGYPTRSDRWLTLDDYINGYVDNCVDFIRQSHHLDKINLLGICQGGTFSLCYSSLYPDKVKNLVTMVTPVDFYQTETLLNMRGGCSLGSEALDIDLMVDTMGNIPGDFLNLEFLELKPLQLGYQKYLDFPDIMEDESKLVNFLRMEKWIFDSPDQAGESYRQFLKDFYQQNKLIKGEVMLGDKRVDLHNLTMPILNLYADKDHLVPPASSLALGNYIGTSDYTACAFPVGHIGMYVSGKVQRDLPPAISDWLKARG, from the coding sequence ATGTGGCCATTTTTGACGCAAGTGAAACTGGAAGATTTTACCCAAGATTATCTAGAATTAACTCAGAAAAATCTTAAAGGTCTAGACAATCTCAAACGAGTTAAAGAAGAAGATATTCAGTGTGGAGTATCGGAAAAAGAAGCAGTTTATCGGGAAGATAAAATCATTCTCTACCACTTTAAACCCGTGGTCGAAAAACCCTTCGAGATACCCTTACTGATGGTTTATGCTTTGGTCAATCGTCCCTACATGGTAGATTTACAGGAAGGGCGTTCTTTAGTGGCCAATCTGCTGAAATTAGGTCTAGATATCTACTTAATTGATTGGGGATATCCCACCAGAAGCGATCGCTGGTTAACCCTTGATGATTATATCAATGGTTATGTGGATAATTGCGTCGATTTTATTCGTCAAAGTCACCATCTCGACAAAATTAATCTGTTAGGAATCTGTCAGGGAGGAACCTTTAGTTTATGCTATAGTTCCCTCTATCCCGATAAGGTAAAAAATCTGGTGACAATGGTGACACCAGTGGACTTTTATCAAACCGAGACCCTCTTAAATATGCGCGGGGGGTGTTCCTTGGGTTCCGAAGCATTAGACATCGATTTAATGGTAGATACCATGGGCAATATTCCGGGAGATTTTCTCAACTTAGAGTTTCTGGAATTGAAACCTTTACAGTTAGGTTATCAGAAATACCTCGATTTTCCCGACATCATGGAAGACGAATCGAAATTAGTTAATTTTCTGCGTATGGAAAAATGGATTTTTGATAGTCCCGACCAAGCGGGAGAATCCTATCGACAGTTTCTCAAGGATTTCTATCAGCAAAATAAACTGATTAAAGGGGAAGTGATGTTAGGAGATAAACGGGTAGATTTACATAATCTGACCATGCCAATTCTCAATCTTTACGCAGATAAAGATCACCTTGTCCCTCCCGCTTCTTCCCTCGCTTTAGGGAATTATATCGGTACTTCTGACTATACCGCTTGTGCCTTCCCCGTCGGACATATCGGAATGTATGTCAGTGGCAAAGTACAACGGGATTTACCCCCCGCTATTAGCGATTGGTTGAAAGCAAGAGGTTAA
- the phaE gene encoding class III poly(R)-hydroxyalkanoic acid synthase subunit PhaE: MDKPTQAWSEMATDYVNLWTETGAKMWSSWFDMMGAIPTPMGNIKPELQEATQRYFDNRDLLIKFLKLSVEAWESIFPKMQTGEDWQTILNNYAQQMRGQLNSFTNTTSQSSQDVSQLWTIYLQQLQSLNHLWFDPFVLSNDTITKAWLGNTSSLIELNNIYWQKFYDETFGQWLQMPLLGLPREFNRKLLDSFETWRVLYQASINYQIVLADIQVKSFEALTKKLVFLAEKGQPVKDWREFQDVWSVVADDIFEKAFCQPENLKVRGKFINSLNDYRLKQQDLMEIYLRSMNLPTRSEVDEIHRTIYELRKEVKSLKKALGEKKEIESNN, from the coding sequence ATGGATAAACCGACACAAGCTTGGAGTGAGATGGCCACCGATTACGTCAATCTTTGGACAGAAACCGGGGCAAAAATGTGGTCAAGTTGGTTTGATATGATGGGGGCGATACCGACTCCTATGGGCAATATTAAACCAGAATTACAAGAGGCAACCCAGCGCTATTTTGATAATCGGGATTTATTGATCAAATTCCTAAAATTATCGGTGGAAGCTTGGGAAAGTATCTTTCCGAAAATGCAAACAGGAGAAGACTGGCAAACAATTTTAAATAATTATGCCCAACAGATGCGGGGTCAACTGAATAGTTTTACTAATACCACTTCCCAAAGTAGTCAAGATGTCAGTCAACTATGGACAATTTACCTGCAACAATTACAAAGTCTCAATCATTTATGGTTCGATCCTTTCGTGCTGTCAAATGACACAATAACCAAAGCTTGGTTAGGTAATACTTCTTCTTTGATCGAACTCAATAATATCTATTGGCAGAAGTTTTATGATGAAACTTTTGGCCAATGGTTACAGATGCCTTTATTGGGATTGCCGCGAGAATTTAACCGCAAATTACTCGATAGTTTTGAAACTTGGCGCGTTCTTTATCAAGCTAGTATTAACTATCAAATTGTGCTGGCTGATATTCAAGTTAAATCCTTTGAAGCTTTAACTAAAAAATTAGTTTTCTTAGCAGAAAAAGGTCAACCTGTCAAGGATTGGCGAGAATTTCAAGATGTGTGGAGTGTCGTCGCTGATGATATTTTTGAAAAGGCTTTTTGTCAACCAGAAAACCTAAAAGTAAGGGGAAAATTTATTAATTCCCTCAATGATTATCGCCTCAAACAGCAGGATTTAATGGAAATTTACCTGCGATCAATGAATCTGCCTACCCGCAGCGAAGTGGATGAAATTCATCGGACTATCTATGAATTACGCAAAGAGGTAAAAAGTCTCAAAAAAGCTTTAGGAGAAAAAAAAGAAATAGAAAGTAATAATTAG
- a CDS encoding BrnT family toxin: protein MCLLLSLLSCLIWDQDKANNNIKKHSISFEEAVTVFGDPLAVTILDPDHSVGEFRFLTIGQSKSQKLLVISHTERENEIRLISARLASKQERKNYESGV, encoded by the coding sequence ATGTGTTTGTTATTGTCCCTGCTAAGTTGCTTGATATGGGATCAAGACAAGGCAAATAACAACATCAAAAAACATAGTATATCTTTTGAAGAAGCAGTGACCGTATTTGGGGATCCATTGGCCGTAACGATTTTAGATCCCGATCATTCAGTGGGCGAGTTTCGTTTTCTGACGATAGGACAGTCAAAATCACAAAAGCTGTTAGTCATATCCCATACAGAAAGAGAAAATGAGATTCGCTTAATTAGCGCCCGTTTAGCTAGTAAACAGGAGAGAAAAAATTATGAATCAGGAGTCTGA
- the phaB gene encoding acetoacetyl-CoA reductase PhaB → MVSLGLEEKVIVVTGGNRGIGAAIVSLLIDLGAKVAYTDLVADNPQGLGIVADVTKLESMEAAAKQIEAELGPVYGIVANAGITRDNFFPKLTPLDWDLVINVNLKGVNHTIKPFIEGMYQRQAGSIVCISSISGDRGNAGQTNYAATKAAVIGLVKSLAREAARYNIRANAIAPGFINTEMTLAIPDKVRDKITAEIPCRRFGEPADIAWATAYLLSPIASSYVSGEVLRVNGAHHT, encoded by the coding sequence ATGGTATCTCTCGGACTAGAGGAGAAAGTTATCGTCGTTACCGGCGGAAATCGAGGCATTGGAGCGGCTATTGTCTCTCTTTTGATAGATTTGGGGGCCAAGGTGGCCTACACGGATTTAGTCGCCGATAATCCCCAGGGTTTAGGCATTGTGGCCGACGTGACTAAGTTGGAATCCATGGAAGCGGCAGCTAAACAAATTGAAGCGGAATTGGGACCGGTTTACGGTATCGTCGCTAACGCGGGGATTACCAGAGATAACTTTTTCCCTAAATTAACGCCGCTAGATTGGGATTTAGTGATTAATGTCAACCTAAAAGGGGTTAATCACACGATTAAACCGTTTATTGAGGGAATGTATCAACGACAAGCGGGATCGATCGTTTGTATTAGTTCTATTTCCGGTGATCGCGGTAATGCCGGCCAAACTAATTACGCAGCCACAAAAGCGGCAGTTATCGGTTTAGTCAAATCCCTAGCGCGAGAAGCTGCCCGTTATAATATTCGCGCCAATGCGATCGCACCGGGGTTTATTAACACGGAAATGACTTTAGCGATTCCCGATAAGGTTCGCGATAAAATCACCGCCGAAATTCCCTGTCGTCGCTTCGGTGAACCCGCAGATATCGCCTGGGCAACTGCCTATTTACTCTCTCCTATTGCCAGCAGTTATGTCTCTGGAGAAGTCCTCAGAGTTAATGGGGCCCATCACACCTAA
- the phaA gene encoding acetyl-CoA acetyltransferase PhaA, translating to MQEVYIVAAVRTPIGRFGGGLMGLSPADLGATVMKSALEIANLPPEALDLYIFGNVLGSGHGQLIPRQAAIKAGIPVSVDGYRVDMVCSSGMIAVSNAATSIRAGEADLILAGGIESMSQTGFFLSHRARWGYKFLMGAPEQLTDLLLHDGLTDATTAEGMGSQVDRLCLDRGVSRQALDEIAALSHQRAATATEKGWFNGEIVPIELKSKKGSTIIAQDEGIRSDSTPEGLGKLRPAFNPSGVLTAGNSSQISDGAAAILLASQKAVDQYGLKPIAKILGGAVGAGKTDRFPEFPVLAVKKLLASLDKTIEDFDLVENNEAFALNNLLFEMDLGLAREKQNVHGGAIALGHPIGASGARILVTLINALKVQDKTLGMGAICHGTGGGTAIAIERV from the coding sequence ATGCAAGAAGTTTATATCGTGGCCGCTGTCCGGACTCCAATTGGTCGTTTTGGTGGGGGATTAATGGGATTATCCCCGGCCGATTTAGGGGCAACAGTGATGAAATCCGCCCTAGAAATCGCTAATTTGCCTCCAGAAGCCCTAGATTTGTACATTTTCGGCAATGTTTTGGGATCGGGTCATGGTCAGTTAATTCCCCGGCAAGCGGCGATTAAAGCGGGAATTCCCGTAAGCGTGGACGGATATCGGGTAGATATGGTTTGTTCTTCGGGAATGATTGCCGTTAGTAACGCTGCCACCTCAATTCGCGCTGGAGAAGCGGATCTCATCCTCGCCGGTGGCATCGAATCCATGTCCCAAACCGGCTTTTTTCTCTCCCATCGGGCCCGGTGGGGTTATAAATTCCTCATGGGTGCGCCAGAACAATTAACCGACCTATTACTGCACGATGGCTTAACCGATGCTACCACGGCCGAGGGCATGGGTTCCCAAGTCGATCGCCTCTGTCTCGATCGCGGGGTTTCTCGGCAAGCATTAGACGAAATTGCCGCCTTATCCCACCAAAGAGCGGCCACAGCCACAGAAAAAGGCTGGTTTAATGGTGAAATCGTGCCAATTGAGCTTAAATCTAAGAAAGGTTCCACAATTATCGCTCAAGATGAGGGTATTCGTTCCGATAGTACCCCGGAAGGTTTAGGAAAACTGCGGCCGGCTTTTAATCCGTCGGGAGTTTTAACCGCAGGCAATAGTAGTCAGATTTCCGATGGGGCTGCCGCTATCCTTTTAGCCAGTCAAAAAGCTGTGGATCAGTACGGTTTAAAACCAATTGCCAAAATCCTTGGCGGCGCTGTGGGTGCTGGAAAAACCGATCGCTTCCCAGAATTCCCCGTCCTCGCGGTGAAAAAATTACTGGCATCTCTAGATAAAACGATCGAAGATTTCGATTTAGTGGAAAATAACGAAGCTTTTGCCTTAAATAATCTGCTTTTTGAGATGGATCTGGGGTTAGCGAGGGAAAAACAAAACGTTCACGGTGGTGCGATCGCCTTGGGTCATCCCATCGGCGCTTCCGGAGCGCGGATTCTGGTGACGTTAATTAATGCGTTGAAAGTACAGGATAAAACCCTCGGTATGGGGGCCATCTGTCATGGGACCGGTGGCGGAACAGCGATCGCAATTGAAAGAGTTTAG
- a CDS encoding FAD-dependent oxidoreductase — MDLVKRLVFIGGGHSHAIALRLWGQSPLKNVQLTLISDVTHTPYSGMLPGHIAGFYDFAETHIDLPSLARYSQAQFCLAKAANIDIKKCQVICNDSSPIPFDYLSIDIGSIPAVDNVIGAKEYAIPAKPVPIFREGWQEILKKAVSNPNNTLNIVIVGGGAGGVELALNMQSRLAKILNSSGNLNLSLIHRGKKLLPNHNNWVGQRLENIFKQRGIRLYLSTDVTAVQADRIICSSGLVLPMDYTIWVTTASAPSWIKASGLLTDEKGFILVNNYLQSLSHPHIFAVGDIATIPDYPRPKAGVFAVRQGKPLFDNLVRILQNQPLKPYFPQKNYLSLIGTGDQQAIASWGGFGWQSPLLWLWKDRIDRAFMKQFKL; from the coding sequence ATGGATTTAGTCAAGCGCCTAGTTTTTATCGGTGGTGGCCATAGTCATGCGATCGCCCTTCGTCTTTGGGGGCAATCACCCCTCAAAAACGTTCAATTAACTTTAATTAGCGATGTCACCCATACCCCCTATTCGGGAATGTTACCCGGCCACATCGCTGGTTTTTATGATTTTGCCGAGACTCATATCGATTTACCTTCTCTAGCTAGGTATTCTCAAGCGCAATTCTGTTTAGCTAAAGCCGCTAACATAGATATAAAAAAATGTCAAGTAATTTGTAATGATTCTTCACCGATTCCCTTTGATTATCTCTCGATCGATATCGGCAGCATCCCGGCAGTGGATAATGTTATCGGTGCTAAAGAATACGCTATTCCCGCCAAACCCGTGCCGATTTTTCGGGAAGGATGGCAAGAAATCCTGAAAAAAGCGGTTAGTAACCCCAATAATACTCTAAATATCGTCATTGTTGGTGGTGGCGCGGGCGGGGTCGAATTAGCTTTAAATATGCAGTCCCGTTTGGCCAAAATTCTCAACTCTAGCGGTAATTTGAATTTGTCTCTAATTCATCGAGGAAAAAAACTACTACCGAACCATAATAATTGGGTCGGTCAACGTTTGGAGAATATTTTTAAACAAAGGGGAATTAGATTATATTTATCAACGGATGTGACGGCAGTGCAAGCAGATCGGATTATCTGTTCATCGGGGTTAGTTTTGCCCATGGATTATACAATTTGGGTAACGACTGCCTCGGCCCCTAGTTGGATTAAAGCGTCAGGATTACTGACAGATGAAAAAGGGTTTATTTTAGTGAATAATTATCTGCAATCTCTTTCCCATCCCCATATTTTTGCCGTGGGAGATATTGCCACGATTCCAGATTATCCCCGTCCGAAAGCGGGAGTTTTTGCCGTCCGACAGGGAAAACCCCTATTCGATAATTTAGTCAGAATTCTGCAAAATCAGCCACTAAAACCCTATTTTCCCCAGAAAAATTATCTGAGTTTAATCGGGACAGGAGACCAACAAGCGATCGCATCTTGGGGCGGTTTCGGGTGGCAATCACCGTTATTATGGTTATGGAAAGATCGGATCGATCGAGCTTTTATGAAACAGTTTAAGCTGTAA
- the psbQ gene encoding photosystem II protein PsbQ, translating to MPRLRSIISLVLVLVTTLLVSCSGPQATIPTVYSPQKIEQLQVYIQPIEGFREKMSVLQDLIADKNWVDTRTYIHGPLGQLRQEMVGLSRNLLPKDQEKAKQLAKNLFVHFERIDAAAKEKDASLAANQFQEALKDFDAFLNIVPS from the coding sequence ATGCCACGTCTTCGCTCGATTATTTCCCTAGTTTTAGTCCTAGTTACTACGCTGCTGGTTAGTTGCAGTGGTCCCCAAGCAACTATCCCCACCGTCTATAGTCCGCAAAAAATCGAACAGTTACAGGTTTACATCCAACCCATAGAAGGATTTCGCGAAAAAATGAGCGTTTTGCAAGACCTCATCGCTGACAAAAATTGGGTAGATACTCGCACCTATATCCACGGTCCTTTGGGGCAATTGCGTCAGGAAATGGTAGGATTATCGCGTAATTTACTGCCCAAAGACCAAGAAAAAGCCAAGCAGTTAGCGAAAAATCTTTTCGTTCACTTTGAACGTATCGATGCGGCAGCCAAAGAAAAAGATGCTAGTCTCGCTGCTAATCAATTCCAAGAAGCATTAAAAGACTTCGATGCTTTCTTAAATATTGTTCCTAGTTAG
- a CDS encoding 2Fe-2S iron-sulfur cluster-binding protein, protein MGNINFVKENKIVVAADGANLREKAIQNGVDIYTFGGKLMNCGGYGQCGTCIVAIVEGMENLSAKTDFEQRCLKKKPENYRLACQTMVNGPISVQTKPK, encoded by the coding sequence ATGGGTAACATCAACTTCGTCAAAGAGAATAAGATCGTGGTAGCGGCAGATGGAGCGAATTTACGAGAGAAAGCAATCCAGAATGGCGTTGATATCTACACTTTTGGCGGTAAATTGATGAATTGTGGCGGTTACGGTCAGTGTGGTACTTGTATAGTGGCAATTGTCGAGGGGATGGAAAATCTCTCGGCTAAAACCGACTTTGAACAGCGCTGTCTGAAGAAAAAACCCGAAAATTATCGTTTAGCCTGTCAAACCATGGTTAATGGCCCTATTAGCGTCCAAACTAAACCAAAATAG
- a CDS encoding phosphopantothenoylcysteine decarboxylase has protein sequence MTWNFSSPTDSPLGDREVPLENHHLWGKRIALLVTGGIAAMKAPLIARSLRKFGATVVAFVSEEALRYVTKEALEWSTVNPVISQLTAKAEHLSDQSPFDLYLVAPATYNTINKFRYGIADGVITSCLASALGRQEKGKTKILLVPTMHGSLHNAILSESLQTLDRWGVQIMPPRDDYGKHNLPGEKEITVAACGILSNSVLKNMPILVTGGPTPVIIDNIRRLTNRFTGQLGAAIAEELYLRGAKVQLIHGRGSYTPPAYLPHEIIETYDEYLGKVMGELESKDYKFGIFSAAVADYRLENPFYGKIPSGGQLNLNFVPTEKVIDKVRENFPDLEMVTFKYQEGVSQEELLEIARKRLEKGYQAVIANRGEEKGDQGEQVAYLVTKAALRKFIGKKAIAIGIAEYLEERAKNVTIKKI, from the coding sequence ATGACTTGGAATTTCTCCTCTCCCACGGATTCGCCCTTAGGCGATCGCGAAGTACCCTTAGAAAATCATCATCTCTGGGGTAAACGGATTGCTTTACTGGTAACGGGAGGGATTGCGGCCATGAAAGCGCCGCTAATTGCCCGATCTTTGCGGAAATTCGGGGCCACAGTCGTGGCTTTTGTCTCGGAAGAAGCTTTAAGATACGTCACTAAGGAAGCTTTGGAATGGAGTACGGTTAATCCCGTAATTAGCCAATTAACGGCAAAAGCAGAACATTTAAGCGATCAATCTCCCTTTGATCTTTATTTAGTCGCTCCCGCTACCTATAACACGATTAATAAGTTTCGTTACGGAATCGCTGACGGAGTGATCACTTCATGCTTGGCCTCGGCCTTGGGACGACAGGAAAAGGGAAAAACTAAAATTCTGCTTGTCCCCACCATGCACGGCAGTTTACATAATGCTATTCTGAGCGAATCTTTGCAAACTCTCGATCGCTGGGGAGTTCAGATTATGCCACCCCGGGATGATTACGGTAAACACAATCTCCCCGGGGAAAAAGAGATTACCGTGGCAGCCTGTGGGATTCTCAGTAATTCTGTCCTGAAAAATATGCCGATTTTAGTCACTGGTGGACCCACACCCGTGATTATCGATAATATCCGTCGTTTAACCAATCGTTTTACTGGACAATTAGGGGCCGCTATTGCAGAAGAATTATACCTGCGCGGGGCCAAGGTGCAGTTAATCCACGGACGCGGCAGCTATACACCCCCCGCTTATTTACCCCATGAAATTATTGAAACTTATGACGAGTATCTAGGGAAGGTGATGGGAGAATTAGAGAGTAAAGATTATAAATTTGGCATTTTCTCGGCGGCAGTGGCCGATTATCGCTTAGAAAACCCTTTTTATGGTAAGATTCCCAGTGGAGGGCAGTTAAATCTTAATTTTGTGCCGACGGAAAAAGTGATTGACAAGGTGAGAGAAAATTTTCCCGATTTAGAGATGGTGACTTTCAAGTATCAGGAGGGAGTTAGTCAGGAGGAGTTGCTGGAAATCGCCCGTAAACGCCTAGAAAAGGGCTATCAGGCTGTCATTGCTAATAGGGGTGAGGAAAAGGGCGATCAAGGGGAACAGGTGGCTTATTTGGTCACAAAAGCGGCATTGAGGAAATTTATCGGCAAAAAAGCGATCGCTATTGGCATCGCCGAATATTTAGAAGAGCGAGCCAAAAATGTTACAATCAAAAAAATTTAA
- a CDS encoding DUF1517 domain-containing protein yields the protein MIDKILTKVRSLAKPLLVLGLVTTLILGNIPSALAASGGRMGGGSFRAPSRSISPSRGGGYSSPGYGGGIGFPFLLPFFWGGGGGGLISLLIFFAIANFLVNAFRNGGGSDENGMTIESGYETVSVAKVQVGLLANARYLQKELNQIALTVDTSTSEGRVEVLQESALALLRHPEYWVYGNVDCQQTSLSSAEAKFNQWSLNERGKLTAETLTNYNNQLRQGSRENILPESAGELAKTAPEGYILVTILAGIVGKFSLPKINDSQDLKQALQQIGSMGGDRLLAVEVIWTPQSEGDILSQDDILANYPDLKLV from the coding sequence ATGATTGACAAAATTTTAACTAAAGTTCGATCGCTTGCCAAGCCATTATTGGTTCTAGGATTAGTGACAACGCTGATTTTAGGCAATATTCCCAGTGCTTTAGCGGCATCGGGGGGTAGAATGGGGGGCGGTAGTTTTCGCGCCCCTAGTCGCAGTATTAGCCCTTCTAGAGGTGGTGGTTACAGTTCCCCGGGTTACGGTGGAGGTATTGGTTTTCCCTTCCTTTTACCCTTCTTTTGGGGTGGTGGTGGCGGTGGCTTAATTTCTCTGTTAATCTTTTTTGCTATTGCCAATTTCCTCGTTAATGCTTTCCGTAATGGTGGAGGCAGTGATGAGAATGGTATGACGATAGAATCCGGTTATGAAACCGTCTCCGTGGCTAAAGTACAGGTGGGTTTGTTGGCTAATGCCCGTTATCTGCAAAAAGAATTAAATCAAATCGCCCTAACTGTCGATACTAGCACCTCCGAGGGACGAGTCGAAGTCTTACAAGAATCGGCCCTCGCCCTGTTACGTCATCCGGAATACTGGGTTTATGGTAACGTCGATTGCCAACAAACCAGCCTTAGCAGTGCAGAAGCGAAGTTTAATCAGTGGTCCCTCAACGAACGCGGTAAACTAACGGCGGAAACCTTAACTAATTACAATAATCAATTGCGTCAAGGTTCTAGAGAAAATATTTTACCCGAATCGGCCGGAGAATTAGCTAAAACCGCACCGGAAGGCTATATTTTGGTGACTATTTTGGCTGGCATTGTCGGTAAATTTTCCCTACCCAAAATTAATGATTCCCAAGACTTGAAACAGGCCCTGCAACAAATTGGTAGTATGGGAGGCGATCGACTTTTAGCAGTAGAAGTGATTTGGACTCCCCAAAGCGAGGGTGATATTCTCAGTCAAGATGACATTCTCGCCAATTATCCCGATCTGAAATTAGTGTAA